The proteins below come from a single Saimiri boliviensis isolate mSaiBol1 chromosome 16, mSaiBol1.pri, whole genome shotgun sequence genomic window:
- the PCDH20 gene encoding protocadherin-20, with product MRGRGNARSSRALAVSWCPATWHPRLDMGRLPRPKSSTSHRNLPHLFLFVLFVGPFSCLASYSRATELLYSLNEGLPAGVLIGSLAEDLRLLPGAAGRRDAQSQLPERTGAEWNPPLSFSLASRGLSGQYVTLDNRSGELHTSAQEIDREALCLEGGGGSAWGGSVSISSSPSSDSCFLLLDVLVLPQEYFRFVKVKIAIRDINDNAPQFPVSQISVWVPENAPVNTRLAIEHPAVDPDVGINGVQTYRLLDYHGMFTLDVEENENGERTPYLIVMGALDRETQDQYVSIIIAEDGGSPPLLGSATLTIGISDINDNCPLFTDSQINVTVYGNATVGTPIAAVQAVDRDLGTNAQIIYSYSQKVPQASKDLFHLDENTGVIKLFSKIGGNVLQSHKLTILANGPGCIPAVITALVSIIKVIFRPPEIVPRYIANEIDGVVYLRELEPVNTPIAFFTIRDPEGKYKVNCYLDGEGPFRLSPYKPYNNEYLLETTKPMDYELQQFYEIAVVAWHSEGFHVKRVIKVQLLDDNDNAPIFLQPLIELTIEENNTPNAFLTKLYATDADSGERGQVSYFLGPDAPSYFSLDSVTGILTVSTQLDREEKEKYRYTVRAVDCGKPPRESVATVALTVLDKNDNSPRFINKDFSFFVPENFPGYGEIGVISVTDADAGRNGWVALSVVNQSDIFVIDTGKGMLRAKVSLDREQQSSYTLWVEAVDGGEPALSSTAKITILLLDINDNPPLVLFPQSNMSYLLVLPSTLPGSPVTEVYAVDKDTGMNAVIAYSIIGRRGPRPESFRIDPKTGNITLEEALMQTDYGLHRLLVKVSDHGYPEPLHSTVMVNLFVNDTVSNESYIESLLRKEPEINIEEKEPQISIEPTHRKVESLSCMPTLVALSVISLGSITLVTAMGIYLCLRKGKKHPREDENLEVQIPLKGKIDFHMQERKPMDISNI from the exons ATGCGCGGCCGAGGGAATGCGCGCAGCTCGCGGGCCCTGGCAGTGAGCTGGTGCCCGGCGACCTGGCACCCGCGCCTGGATATGGGGCGTCTACCTCGTCCCAAGAGCAGCACCAGCCACAGGAATCTGCCG catctgtttctgttTGTCCTCTTCGTGGGACCCTTCAGCTGCCTCGCGAGTTACAGCCGGGCCACCGAGCTTCTGTACAGCCTAAACGAGGGACTGCCCGCGGGGGTGCTCATCGGCAGCCTGGCCGAGGACCTGCGGCTGCTGCCCGGGGCTGCAGGGAGGCGGGACGCGCAGTCGCAGCTGCCAGAGCGCACCGGTGCTGAGTGGAACCCCCCTCTCTCCTTCAGCCTGGCCTCCCGGGGACTGAGTGGCCAGTACGTGACCCTAGACAACCGCTCTGGGGAGCTGCACACTTCAGCTCAGGAGATCGACAGGGAGGCCCTGTGTCTTGAAGGGGGCGGAGGGTCGGCGTGGGGCGGCAGCGTTtccatctcctcctctccttcttctgACTCTTGCTTTTTGCTGCTGGATGTGCTTGTCCTGCCTCAGGAATACTTCAGGTTCGTGAAGGTGAAGATCGCCATCAGAGACATCAATGACAACGCTCCGCAGTTCCCTGTTTCCCAGATCTCGGTGTGGGTCCCGGAAAATGCACCTGTAAACACCAGATTGGCCATAGAGCATCCTGCTGTGGACCCAGATGTAGGCATTAATGGGGTGCAGACCTATCGCTTACTGGACTACCATGGTATGTTCACTCTTGACGTGGAGGAGAATGAGAATGGGGAGCGCACTCCCTACCTAATTGTCATGGGTGCTTTGGACAGGGAAACCCAGGACCAGTATGTGAGCATCATCATAGCTGAGGATGGTGGGTCTCCACCACTGCTGGGCAGTGCCACCCTCACCATTGGCATAAGTGACATTAATGACAATTGCCCTCTGTTCACAGACTCACAAATCAATGTCACTGTGTATGGGAATGCTACAGTGGGTACCCCAATTGCAGCTGTCCAAGCTGTGGATAGAGACTTGGGGACCAATGCTCAAATTATCTATTCTTACAGTCAGAAAGTTCCACAAGCGTCTAAGGATTTATTTCACCTGGATGAAAACACTGGCGTTATTAAACTTTTCAGTAAGATTGGAGGAAATGTTCTGCAATCCCACAAGCTCACCATCCTTGCTAATGGACCAGGCTGCATCCCTGCTGTAATCACCGCTCTTGTGTCCATTATCAAAGTTATTTTCAGACCTCCTGAAATTGTCCCTCGTTACATAGCAAACGAGATAGATGGTGTTGTTTATCTGAGAGAACTGGAACCCGTTAACACTCCCATTGCGTTTTTCACCATAAGAGATCCAGAAGGTAAATACAAGGTTAACTGTTACCTGGATGGTGAAGGGCCATTTAGGTTATCACCCTACAAACCATACAATAATGAATATTTACTAGAGACCACAAAACCTATGGACTATGAGCTACAGCAATTCTATGAAATAGCTGTGGTGGCTTGGCACTCTGAGGGATTTCATGTCAAAAGAGTTATTAAAGTGCAACTTttagatgataatgataatgCTCCAATTTTCCTTCAACCCTTAATAGAACTAACCATCGAAGAAAACAACACACCCAATGCCTTTTTGACTAAGCTATATGCTACAGATGCTGACAGTGGAGAGAGAGGCCAAGTTTCATATTTTCTGGGACCTGATGCTCCATCATATTTTTCCTTAGACAGTGTCACAGGAATTCTGACAGTTTCTACTCAGCTGGAccgagaagagaaagaaaagtacagaTACACTGTCAGAGCTGTTGACTGTGGGAAGCCACCCAGAGAATCAGTAGCCACTGTGGCCCTCACAGTGTTGGATAAAAATGACAACAGTCCTAGGTTTATCAACAAGGACTTCAGCTTTTTTGTTCCTGAAAACTTTCCAGGCTATGGCGAGATAGGAGTAATTAGTGTAACAGATGCTGATGCTGGGCGCAATGGCTGGGTTGCCCTCTCGGTGGTGAACCAGAGTGATATTTTTGTCATAGATACAGGAAAGGGCATGCTGAGGGCTAAAGTCTCTTTGGACAGAGAGCAGCAAAGCTCCTATACTTTGTGGGTTGAAGCTGTTGATGGAGGTGAGCCCGCACTCTCCTCTActgcaaaaatcacaattctCCTTCTAGATATCAATGACAACCCTCCTCTTGTTTTATTTCCTCAGTCTAACATGTCTTATCTGTTAGTACTGCCTTCTACTCTCCCTGGCTCCCCAGTTACAGAAGTCTATGCTGTTGACAAAGACACAGGCATGAATGCTGTCATAGCTTATAGCATCATAGGGAGAAGAGGTCCCAGGCCTGAATCCTTTAGGATTGACCCTAAAACTGGCAATATTACTTTGGAAGAGGCATTAATGCAAACAGATTATGGGCTCCATCGCTTACTGGTGAAAGTGAGTGACCATGGTTATCCCGAGCCTCTCCACTCCACAGTCATGGTGAACCTATTTGTCAATGACACTGTCAGTAATGAGAGTTACATTGAGAGTCTATTAAGAAAGGAACCAGAGATTAACATAGAGGAGAAAGAACCACAGATCTCAATAGAACCAACTCACAGAAAGGTAGAATCTCTGTCCTGTATGCCCACCTTAGTAGCTCTGTCTGTAATAAGCTTGGGTTCCATCACACTGGTCACAGCGATGGGTATATACCTCTGtttaaggaaagggaaaaagcaCCCCAGGGAAGATGAAAATTTGGAAGTACAGATTCCACTGAAAGGAAAAATTGACTTCCATATGCAAGAGAGAAAGCCAATGGATATTTCTAATATTTGA